ggacacaccaactcttTCAAgggctttttatttttactattttctacattgtagtagtgaagacatcaaaactattaacacatatagaatcatttggtaaacaaaaagtgttaaatcaaaatatatttatatttgagagttttgacagttttgcacagtcttggcattctctcaaccagcttctcctggaatgctttaccaacagtcttgaagtagttcccacatatactgagcacttgttggctgcttttccttcactctgcggtccaactcaacccaaaccatctcaattgggatgaggtcgggaggccaggtcatctgatgcagcactccatcactctccttggtcaaatagcccttacacagcctagaggtgtgttgggtcattgtcctgttgaaaaacaaattatattcccactaagcgcaaaccagattggatatctctgcagaatgctgtggtagccatgctggttaagtgtgccttgaattctaaataaatcagtgtcaccagcaaagcacccccacacctaaTCCTCaattcttcacggtgggaaccacacatgcagagatgatcCGTTCACCTACCTACCTTCTGCGTCTCAAAgatatggcggttggaaccaaaaatctttaatctcagaccaaaagacagaattcccaccggtctaatgtccattgctcgtgtttcttggccgaagcaagtctcttcttcttattggtgtcctttagtagcgttttctttgcagcaattcgaccatgaaggtctgattcacagtctcctctaaaacagttgatgttgggttatgtctgttatttgaactctgaagcatttatttgggctgcaatttctgaggctggtaactctaatgaacttatcctctgcagcagaggtaactctgggtcttcctttcctgtggcggtcctcatgagacagTTATCacagcgcttgatagtttttgcgactgcacttgaagcattccggattgactgaccttcatgtcttaaagtaatgatggactgtaatttctctctgcttatttcagctgttcttgccataatatggacttggtattttaccaaatagggctatccttctgtataccacccctaacttgtcacaacacaactgattggctcaaacatatcaaaaaggaaagaaatccacaatataaggcacacctgttcatttaaatgcattccaggtgactacctcatgaagctggttgtgagaatgccaatagcgtgcaaagctgtcaaggcaaagagtgactactttgaagatcctcaaatatatttcgatttgtttcacactttttggttactacatgcttcCACGTGTTATGTCaaagttttgatatcttcactattagtctacaacgtagaaaataataaaataaagaaaaaccctggaatgagtatgtatccaaacttttgactggtactcacACATAAATAACATACACAAATATTACTCACAGGGTGGATGTCTATGAAGAGTCCATGTTGGTCCTCAGTAGGCTGAAGTCCCTGTACATAGTCCAGCAGGACAGGGTCAGCATTGTAGAAGTGCGGGTGGGAGATAAACACTGGGGAGTCTAGAAAACAATATTAATACAACATTAATATCCTATGTAAGAAGTATTTGTGAGACAAACGGTTGAATCCTGAATTTGAACTTTTGTTCAAATCTCGCCtcgacatcaatgcatgatttatacaaaaaaatggttatacagtatgtgggCATTTCTCAAGCTACAATTCAGCCCCAAGTGTATATGTTATCTTGATGCATGTTCTATGGGGTGCTAGATTAGGAACTTAAGAGTGTAATGAAACATGATGCTGTCTCATGCCTAAGTGCTTCTCCATCTGTTTACACAGTGGCATTTCTCCTCTGTGAGCATTTGCCATACCTCctccactagtctgtttatcagACAAGGTATCTGGGTCATGATTAGAAGGATTATAACAACCGTCTCCCCTGAGGTGTGCATGTATCGTgtgtttgaaaaaataaaatgggTGCAGGGAAATGGGTTTTtacagccatagtagtacagcacccctgAAGGAAATTCGGGTTGGTGCTTTGCTCAAAGACAGATTTGACCTTGgcagctcgggtattcgaaccagcgacctttcggttaatgAACCAACacgctaaccgctaggctacctgcagccctaaAAAATAATGTGCATGCGTccgggtgtgtgtgcgcgctcgtGTGTGTGCACTGACTGGATCTGCAGCTGCTGACGTTGAGGAGGCCAGACTGTCTGCAGGGACAGAATCCCTCGTTAGGAGCGTAGTCTGAGCCATTAGCGAACAGAGTCTTAGGAGCCACGTAACGATACAGAGGAATCCCCTCCATTATCCCCTCACGCTGGTACACCATCTCCAAAgatctttagagagagagagagagacactgtatatataaactcagcaaagaaaagatacgtcctctcactgtcaactgtgcttattttcagcaaacttaacatgtgtaaatatttgtatgaacataagattcaacataactgaacaagttccacagacgacatgtgactaacagaaattgaataatgtgtccctgaacaaagggagggtcaaaatcaaaagtaacagtcagtatctgctgtggccaccagatgcattaagtactacagtgcatctcctcacaGACTGCACcacatttgccagttcttgctgtgagatgttaccccactcttccaccaaggcacctgcaagttccaagacatttctggggggaatggccctagccctcaccctccgatccaacaggttccagacgtgctcaatgggattgagatccgggctcttcgctggccatggcagaacactgacattcctgtcttgcaggaaatctgCCATacagctcgttctgtgtgtggtggcattgtcatgctggagggtcatgtcaggatgaacctgcaggaagggtaatgagggaggaggatgtcttccctgtaatgcacagcggtGAGTTTGCCTGCaacgacaagctcagtccgatgatgctgtgacacaccgacgCAGagcatgatggaccctccacctccaaatcgatcccgctccagcgTACAGGCatcagtgtaatgctcattccttcgacgataaacacgaatccgaccatcacccctggtgagacaaaaccgcgactcgtcagtgaagagcacttttttgccagtcctgtctggtccagtgatggtgtgtttgtgctcataggcgacgttgttgccggtgatgtctggtgaggacctgccttacaagaggcctacaagccctcagtccagcctctctcagcctattgcggacagtatgcgcactgatggagggattgtgcattcctggtgtaactcgggcagttgttgccatcctgtacctgtcccgcaggtgtgatgtttggatgtaccgatcctgtgtaggtgttgttacacgtgttctgccactgcgaggacaatcagctgtccgtcctgtctccctgtagcgctgtcttaggcatctcacagtacagacattgcaatttattcccttggccacatctgcagtactcatgcctccttgcagcatgcccaaggcacgttcacgcagatgagcagggaccctgggcatctttcttttggtgtttttcagagtcagtagaaaggcctctttagtgtcctaagttttcataactgtgaccttaattgcctaacgtctgtaagctgttagtgtcttaacgaccattccacaggtgcatgttcattaattgtttacggttcattgaacaagcatgggaaacagtgttcaaaccctttacaatgaagatctgtgaagttatttggatttttacgatttatctttgaaagacagggtcatttctttttttgttaatatatctatatgtgtgtgtgtacctgcaggcGTCAGGACTGTAGAAGGGCAGTGTAGACTCTTTAGTCATGAAGGGAGGCCACATTTGTCCTGCTGTACCGTTGATCATGTTACACTGAGGAGTCTTCCAATTGGTCAActacagagagtgagagacttaGTGTTATCATCCATTGAGCGCTCTTCCTAGAGCAGGAAATTATTGAAAGCTGATTCAGGATTTCACTGCAGTCAAATTTTATTACTTTGGATTCATTTAATTATTTAGCAGGGATAGTCCACTCATAAGTTGCCATTGATTTCCATGGAGTCCTTCTACAAGAGGCCCAAATCAGTTTTCCTCATCAATGCTTTTTCTAACAGCCCCTCAGCCCAATCTGTAAAGGTGAAGGCACATGGCTGTGTGACCTCTCACCTTGGTCAGGCCATTCCATGAGTCCACTTTGTGAATCAGCCTGATGTCATCTTTGCCGGTGTGGATTGTGAACAAACCAGTGTTTGAGTTGTTGAACTGATGGAAGAAACAGACACAGATTGATATTTCACCCTTCACTAAAACCAGACAACCAACCTAAACAGGTTGTAGCTAGAGTACGCAAATAGCATTTGAGGTTCTGTCACAGAAATGtactaggtggcaaaggtccagATTGATATTGTCATTAAATCGCTGTAGTAACAAAGCCCCACCTCACAACCCATGTGATCCTAAACTGTTCACAGCCCTCTTGTTGGTTGAGAGAAAATGTAGCAtttttaaaagctaatttcctgcaattctacacattttgccatatggCGGAGAGAATTTCTCAGTTAAACCAAATGTAATATAATTCtcatgtcttatgtgtgtgttCTTATTGTTATGAAACCGATTAGCCAACCTACTGGTTTTGCTACACTCGTTATGTCTAGTTGTCCTAGGCATAGCTAAGTGGTCTGTAATCAGATTTAATGTGTGCAATTAGGTGAGAAGTCAGAATATGAGAACAGTGAATGTGTGCCCCAGGACACAGCAACCTTACCTGGGTCCAGAACAGTGAATGTGTGCCCCAGGACACAGCAACCTTCTGGGATCCAGAACAGTGAATGTGTGCCCAGGAACAGCAACCTTACCTGGGTCCAGAACAGTGAATGTGTGCCCCAGGACACAGCAACTTACCTGGGTCCAGAACAGTGAATGTGTGCCCAGGACACAGCAACCTTACCTGGGTCCAGAACAGTGAATGTGTGCCCCAGGACACAGCAACTTACCTGGGTCAGAACAGTGAATGTGTGCCCCAGGACACAGCAACCTTAACCTGGGTCCCGAAAGTGATGTGTAGCCCCAGGACACAGCAACCTTACCTGGGTCCAGGGCCAGCTCAGTCTCAACTCCTGGATCAGTCAGCCCAAGCAATTATTGTTTGTTCAGTTGGTGCcgaaaataaatgtatacaaaagaaaacaaaaaacacacatgccTAAACTAAAGAGGTAACATTAACACAAAATTACCACTGGCAGGTCAAGAGACTTCTGGCCATCCCTCTCACTGATTGCCGATCACCTTGATTACCCCGCACCTGTGTGCTTATCAAGGCTTCACCAGACTTCCTGGCAGACCACCTGACCCGGTTGCTGCTGCCCCCTGGGAATGGAGTGTGGAAGTGGTAATGTAGTGTCCATCTATGTGGCAACCCTAAATTAGCACCCATATCATAACAATATGATAATTGAGTGActcaaccaaaaaaaaaaaaaaaaaaaaaaaaaaatgggggcaCTCTGGGGGTTGAGGCCACTGGGCACATACTCTGGCCATGATAACTGGTTAGCCTAACTTACCTacctggctaacattggctagttGATCAACTGGAAACGTCTAACAGGTTTTCAACAGCTCTTTAAGGTCTGTCAGTGAATAACATAATAGGAAAACCCACTCACGCACCTCCCTCCCGTCTAAAATGCttgctctcctccaccctctcgctCACCCACTCACCTCAGCAAAAAGGCCAAACTTGCCAGTGGAGGGCAGCATCCCAGGGAGCCATTTATTGAGGAAGTCCACCAGCTTGCTGTCGTAGCCCCACATCAGCTTTCCTACAGACTTGGTGAGGAAAGGTCCCTCCTTAAAGGTCTTAAAGGTGGTGCTGATCATCAGACGCACTGCGAACGGCAAGTCCTCCATCATCACTGCTGCACCCTGGGAGACAGAGGTGGTggtgagggagagatgagagcaaAGACATAGAAGTCCAGTTCttataaatgagtgtgtgtgtgtactctgcagTGTTGTCTTACCAACACAAGCATGTTGGGGATGGTGACCACATCCGACTCATTGCCCACTGACATGCTGGGCTCAAAGAAGTAGCTCCTGTATTCAAGATACGACACTGTGTGGTTTGGATGGAACGTGATGTTCTGCTTCTGAATACGCTTCCTGAAAACACATACAACCACACAACCCAGGTCAACCTCAAACTGACCGTAGATGTAAATGGACAGAGACTTTACAGCTAGTATAATGCGTTTATGATTACTTTATAGATTGTTAAATCGTACGTTAAAGTTGACAAGCTGTGAATGAATAGCTGATAGGGATAAGAGGGAAGCATGGGGAAATTGGAGAGGAGAGTGAGCTTGCAGAGGAAAGCCTGTCAATACTTCCCCACTTGCTGATTGAGAGCATAAAAACCATGACTATGCACTCCCCCACACAGCCCACTCCCCCACACAGCCCACTCCCCCACACAGCCCACTCCCCCCCCAACTGACCTAATTGTTACACAATGGTCCACATGTACAGGCTCAGAGCCACAGAATGTTGAACCCCAAAAACCATATGCCCCAAAGTCAACCTCCAGAACACACAGGCTAAGCACTAGCCATCTAACCCAAAATGACCCCCCCATACACACGACTCCTCATTGTGAGTTGCCAATTGACATAGAACACTATatataaaatctatgtacagGCTAAGAGCCACAGTTTGACTGTTGGACCCAGAGGAGCCAGAGTGTACATCGTCTATAGTCTAGCACTTTAGAAGTGATTACATAGGTTTCAGATAACGACCGCTCCCTCAGATGGTTAAGGTTCCAGGGACCGAGGCTGGACCAGGAGTTGTCGTTCCTGGAGGACTCCCAGTCGTTACATCCTGTTCTTCCAGCACACAGGATTCCATTAACCAAGGGCTTCATCTCTAGCCTCGTTCTGGTGTGATTCTATTGTCGATGATAGAGCAGATATGTGCAACATCTAGAGGCCCCTGTGTAACAGGGAAACATGTACCTATATCACTTCTGGTTCATTCACAGGACACACAAACAAGCTGCAGCTAGATCTTTGGCCTTACAGAGATACCAGAAGTAGAGTCCCATCCCTATGGACTTACAGACTTAGGCCTACAtccaaaataaaacatgaataagtattttccccctttctgattctctatttttgcatatttttgataccgaATGTTATCTaatgttttggttgaagatcagataagtttacaaataacaaaaagtaAACTTTTACTTATTTAACTAACAGTTATGCAACAACCAACTCCCCTGTGTGAGAAAGTAATTACCCAAttacatttgtgggttttcaagaatgaactgctcgtttcaagacctgccacatcgcaattgggattaggtctggatattccaaaacttcaaatctGTTGATTTTTAACCATTTTGATGAAGACTTGATTgggtgttttggatcattgtcttgctgcatgacccagctgcacttcagctcacagacggatggcctgacatccTGCTATAGaaatctgatacagagcagaattcatggttgcTTTTATTAAGGTAattcgtccaggtcctgaggcagaaaagcatccccaaaagcatcacactaccaccaccatgcttggctgttggtatgaggttcttactgtggaatgcagcgTTTGGTTTTCACCACACATAAAATGGGACCCATTTCATCCAAACGGTTTACTAAAGTTTGGCAGAAAGCACCTGGaagatcatcaagactcttggaagaatgttctacgCACAGAATGTTCTATGAACAGTCAAAAGTCtaactttttggacgacatgggtcccattatgcaaACATTGCtgaaaagcaacaaatttgaagtcCATACCTAATCCCACTgaagatgttgtggcaggacttgaaacgagcagttcatgtttgaaaacccacaaatgtggCTGAGTTAGAACAGTTCTGCATggaagtgggccaaaattcctccacagcaacaTGAGACTGATCAACGACtgcaggaagcgtttggttggattCATTGCAACttaaggtggcacaaccagttgagtgtaagggggcaactaattttcacacaggggcattggtgTTGTATAACTTGGTTAATGAATTAAGTATGTAAttattgtgttatttgttcactctggttccctttatctaatattagggtttggttgaagatctgataattcAATATCCAAAATAtggcaaaagtagagaaaattagaaagggggcaaatactgtCACATCACTGTAGGTCTAAAAAGCAGCCCCCTCCTCCCATCAGCACAACAGTACTGGTTCATTACTGTTTGGCTTATTAACTACTGAGGGGATTCCACTGAGACTGGCTCCTATTAGCTTACCGAGACACAAAAAAGGAGAGGACTTGAGAAAAGTTGTCAGAGAATAAAAAGAAAGGGAggaaag
This portion of the Salvelinus sp. IW2-2015 linkage group LG4q.1:29, ASM291031v2, whole genome shotgun sequence genome encodes:
- the LOC111961791 gene encoding scavenger receptor class B member 1 isoform X1, which produces MNKSKLAIGLLVVGTLTVVFGTVIVFVGPIIIDNQIVKNLVIDPKNEMSYTMWKDVPVPFFMTVYFFNVLNPTEVLAGEKPMVEQRGPYVYRKRIQKQNITFHPNHTVSYLEYRSYFFEPSMSVGNESDVVTIPNMLVLGAAVMMEDLPFAVRLMISTTFKTFKEGPFLTKSVGKLMWGYDSKLVDFLNKWLPGMLPSTGKFGLFAEFNNSNTGLFTIHTGKDDIRLIHKVDSWNGLTKLTNWKTPQCNMINGTAGQMWPPFMTKESTLPFYSPDACRSLEMVYQREGIMEGIPLYRYVAPKTLFANGSDYAPNEGFCPCRQSGLLNVSSCRSNSPVFISHPHFYNADPVLLDYVQGLQPTEDQHGLFIDIHPETGVPLNVSIRLQLNLYMKKVSGITETGKISEVMMPMMWFEENGYIDGEILTTFHTNMVLLPMVMVYMQYCFIVLGLATILGVVLLYYRKKIRCERTVIQDTNGSASPSEQTPLLQHWVDTDSSLAQCCRALCFETGTL
- the LOC111961791 gene encoding scavenger receptor class B member 1 isoform X3 codes for the protein MNKSKLAIGLLVVGTLTVVFGTVIVFVGPIIIDNQIVKNLVIDPKNEMSYTMWKDVPVPFFMTVYFFNVLNPTEVLAGEKPMVEQRGPYVYRKRIQKQNITFHPNHTVSYLEYRSYFFEPSMSVGNESDVVTIPNMLVLGAAVMMEDLPFAVRLMISTTFKTFKEGPFLTKSVGKLMWGYDSKLVDFLNKWLPGMLPSTGKFGLFAEFNNSNTGLFTIHTGKDDIRLIHKVDSWNGLTKLTNWKTPQCNMINGTAGQMWPPFMTKESTLPFYSPDACRSLEMVYQREGIMEGIPLYRYVAPKTLFANGSDYAPNEGFCPCRQSGLLNVSSCRSNSPVFISHPHFYNADPVLLDYVQGLQPTEDQHGLFIDIHPETGVPLNVSIRLQLNLYMKKVSGITETGKISEVMMPMMWFEENGYIDGEILTTFHTNMVLLPMVMVYMQYCFIVLGLATILGVVLLYYRKKASVKDTVNSADALKQQTDKCIGNDTDKM
- the LOC111961791 gene encoding scavenger receptor class B member 1 isoform X2; the protein is MNKSKLAIGLLVVGTLTVVFGTVIVFVGPIIIDNQIVKNLVIDPKNEMSYTMWKDVPVPFFMTVYFFNVLNPTEVLAGEKPMVEQRGPYVYRKRIQKQNITFHPNHTVSYLEYRSYFFEPSMSVGNESDVVTIPNMLVLGAAVMMEDLPFAVRLMISTTFKTFKEGPFLTKSVGKLMWGYDSKLVDFLNKWLPGMLPSTGKFGLFAEFNNSNTGLFTIHTGKDDIRLIHKVDSWNGLTKLTNWKTPQCNMINGTAGQMWPPFMTKESTLPFYSPDACRSLEMVYQREGIMEGIPLYRYVAPKTLFANGSDYAPNEGFCPCRQSGLLNVSSCRSNSPVFISHPHFYNADPVLLDYVQGLQPTEDQHGLFIDIHPETGVPLNVSIRLQLNLYMKKVSGITETGKISEVMMPMMWFEENGYIDGEILTTFHTNMVLLPMVMVYMQYCFIVLGLATILGVVLLYYRKKASLKKDLPTVIQNHGVGPHVKLFPITPENMPLSYQSEECDGNMNIK
- the LOC111961791 gene encoding scavenger receptor class B member 1 isoform X4, yielding MNKSKLAIGLLVVGTLTVVFGTVIVFVGPIIIDNQIVKNLVIDPKNEMSYTMWKDVPVPFFMTVYFFNVLNPTEVLAGEKPMVEQRGPYVYRKRIQKQNITFHPNHTVSYLEYRSYFFEPSMSVGNESDVVTIPNMLVLGAAVMMEDLPFAVRLMISTTFKTFKEGPFLTKSVGKLMWGYDSKLVDFLNKWLPGMLPSTGKFGLFAEFNNSNTGLFTIHTGKDDIRLIHKVDSWNGLTKLTNWKTPQCNMINGTAGQMWPPFMTKESTLPFYSPDACRSLEMVYQREGIMEGIPLYRYVAPKTLFANGSDYAPNEGFCPCRQSGLLNVSSCRSNSPVFISHPHFYNADPVLLDYVQGLQPTEDQHGLFIDIHPETGVPLNVSIRLQLNLYMKKVSGITETGKISEVMMPMMWFEENGYIDGEILTTFHTNMVLLPMVMVYMQYCFIVLGLATILGVVLLYYRKKTILSSPPLPIREQRLSHSLA